From Calothrix sp. PCC 6303, a single genomic window includes:
- the hflX gene encoding GTPase HflX has product METIFGNLQGLKTSQLKHLQRLYHQRVPGDRITTSDFSERLAAISTDIKQPVCAYLNRRGQVIRVGIGTPRQTQIPLSELPRYGAERLSGIRCISTQLKAELPSDAALTAMAMQRLDALVVLNITGTGFTKRGGGATGYVKDVYLAHLNAQLSRVLITSGVSITDEGNALATPSWQISPPMSLDEISDQDFMDLVEGLEEEFRREYVAQEVDSKSDRVVIVGVVTDGISPQRFQDVIEELARLVDTAGGEVLQTILQKRNRIHPQTVVGEGKVQEIALAAQTLGATLVVFDRNLSPSQARNLENQIGIRVVDRTEVILDIFAQRAQSRAGKLQVELAQLEYIMPRLRGKGEAMSRLGGGIGTRGPGETKLETERRTIQKRISRLQQEVNQLQAHRSRLRQRRQHEEIPSVALVGYTNAGKSTLLNALTNAEVYTADQLFATLDPTTRRLVVPDVVENKPQEILVTDTVGFIHELPDALMDAFRATLEEVTEADALLHLVDLSHPAWLSHIRAVRDILAEMPVTPGPALVIFNKIDEADSDRLAIAREEFPMAVFISAKQRLGLETLRQRIAQLVHYTALNG; this is encoded by the coding sequence ATCGAGACTATTTTTGGTAATCTCCAAGGTTTAAAGACCAGCCAGCTGAAACACCTTCAGCGGCTTTACCACCAGCGCGTACCGGGCGATCGCATCACCACGTCCGATTTTTCCGAGCGCTTGGCTGCCATAAGTACTGATATCAAACAACCCGTATGTGCCTATCTTAACCGTCGGGGACAGGTGATTCGGGTCGGAATAGGTACTCCACGTCAAACCCAAATTCCCCTCTCAGAATTGCCTAGATACGGTGCAGAACGACTTAGTGGTATCCGTTGTATATCTACCCAACTAAAGGCAGAACTGCCCAGTGATGCGGCTTTAACGGCAATGGCGATGCAGCGTCTTGATGCTTTAGTTGTGTTAAATATTACAGGAACAGGATTCACAAAACGTGGCGGTGGCGCTACAGGCTATGTTAAAGATGTATATTTGGCACATCTTAATGCCCAATTATCCCGTGTCCTAATTACTAGCGGTGTTTCCATTACAGATGAAGGAAATGCCTTAGCAACACCAAGTTGGCAGATTTCCCCACCCATGAGTTTGGATGAGATTTCCGATCAAGATTTCATGGACTTGGTGGAAGGATTAGAAGAAGAATTTCGGCGAGAGTATGTAGCGCAAGAGGTTGACAGTAAGAGCGATCGCGTAGTGATTGTAGGGGTAGTAACTGATGGTATCTCACCACAACGCTTTCAAGATGTGATTGAAGAGTTGGCGCGGTTAGTTGATACTGCTGGGGGTGAAGTTTTACAAACAATCCTCCAAAAAAGAAACCGCATCCATCCCCAAACAGTTGTGGGGGAGGGAAAAGTCCAAGAAATCGCCCTGGCAGCGCAAACTCTTGGTGCGACTTTGGTGGTTTTTGATCGTAACCTGTCCCCATCCCAAGCCCGAAACTTAGAAAACCAAATCGGTATCCGTGTAGTGGATCGCACCGAAGTTATTCTAGATATCTTCGCCCAACGCGCCCAATCCCGCGCAGGGAAACTCCAAGTTGAGTTGGCACAACTAGAATACATCATGCCACGTCTGAGGGGTAAGGGTGAGGCGATGTCACGGTTAGGGGGTGGTATTGGTACCAGGGGACCTGGGGAAACTAAACTAGAAACTGAACGCCGAACCATTCAAAAGCGCATATCACGGTTACAGCAAGAAGTTAACCAACTCCAAGCACATCGTTCCCGATTGCGGCAACGACGACAACATGAAGAAATTCCTTCGGTGGCTTTGGTGGGTTATACTAACGCCGGAAAATCAACCCTGTTAAATGCCCTAACTAACGCAGAAGTATACACCGCTGACCAATTATTTGCTACCCTCGACCCCACTACCCGCCGTTTGGTAGTTCCCGATGTGGTAGAAAATAAACCCCAAGAAATCTTGGTGACAGATACAGTGGGATTCATCCACGAACTACCTGATGCTTTGATGGATGCTTTCCGTGCCACCTTAGAGGAAGTCACCGAAGCAGACGCTTTACTACACTTGGTGGATTTATCTCACCCTGCGTGGTTAAGTCACATTCGCGCTGTACGGGATATCTTAGCAGAAATGCCAGTGACACCGGGACCAGCTTTGGTGATCTTTAATAAAATCGATGAAGCCGATAGTGATAGATTAGCGATCGCACGGGAAGAATTCCCCATGGCAGTGTTCATATCTGCTAAACAACGTCTGGGTTTAGAAACCCTGCGGCAGCGGATTGCTCAGTTGGTTCATTATACAGCTTTGAATGGATAG